The genomic DNA tgacgGGGGTCCTGGAGTCCATGGAGAGGGATGATGCTAAATCCCTCATTGAGCGCTATGGAGGCAAAGTGACCGGCAATGTCAGCAAGAAGACCACCTACCTGGTGCAGGGCAGAGACAGCGGAGTCTCGAAGTTCGAGAAGGTGACCAACCTGATCCAGACTAACACATTCAGACCGAGAGAAGCATGTCCTGAAGTGACCGAGCATGTGATTGCAATCACTGATGCTGGTCGGCATGATTTTTGGCTGTGTTATAGATGTGTATGGGATTGTTTTCTGAAACTTAGCTCAACATGTAGAATAGTTATCGATAGGAAAAGTCATCGCATCCATTTACAAATGATTTGACATACCAATGAATCTCacttgtttttgtaattttttttctacaaactGCGTATAGAATGtacaaatgcattaaaatttCTAAAACTGAGCACTCAATCACACCAATCTGAGACTgagcttcctctctctgttttcccatCCTGCCTGTTTACCAGACTATTCATCTGTATCTGTCTATCAAATACATTATGTTTGTACAATTGATTTTATACCCAGGCGGAGAGTTTGGGCACCAAGATCCTGGATGAGGACGGTCTGTTGGAGCTGATCAGAACCAAACCAGGAAAGAAGTCCAAGTACGAGATCGCTGCAGAGACTGAGGTCagctttcacattttcactgaaatCATGCTGTCGACACAAGTGATCACCTTTTTAATTTGTCTGCACTGCAAGAACTGGGAACATTGTGCCTAGAACCCCATTTTGAGGAAGTTTTTTAGCCTTTTAGTAGGTACTTTCCTAATAGAAGAGAAGCTGTGAGTGACCTAAGTGTTCGGCGACTTGTCAAAAACATGAGCGAGTGCAGATCTGTGTGTAAACTGActacacaaaacacaagcaacaGCTCATAATGAACTTCCGTAATGAGCAAGTATGCAATGGGCGAAATACAACCTGATTTTGACTCATCAAAGCGTGATGCTGCTTTACCAGTGGCTGGTTGATTACGTGACTTCTGTGTTCCTGTTGGTGGTGCGAAtaagagaacagaaaaaaagctcTTGAAGGTTTCTAGTTCTTGGGAGAGCTCCACAGCGGGCACACTTTTTATCTGTATGCTGTAGCAGCAAAAACATGCAAtttataaacttttttttttttttttttttttttttaagagcaAAGCTTCAAAGACAAGGACTCCCCCCAGCAAGCCCTCGAAGAGTACCCCCAAAGCCCAGAAGATCTCTCCCTCCAAGGGTAATTCCAGGTCCCCTCACACCCCGAGTCCGTCGAAGACCAGCTTGGCACAAGGCCACGGTGTCAGGACCACTCCCCCTGGGAGAGGCTCAAGGCACACAGCCCGGAGGGAGCTGAGCCTTTCCTCCTCCACGGCTTCACCTTCAGCCCCATCATCGACCGGGGAGGGTGCCAGTCTGCTGTGGGTGGACAAATACCGCCCACATTCTCTGAAGGCTGTGATTGGCCAGCAGGGAGACAAGAGCTGTGCTAATAAGCTGCTCCTCTGGCTGCAGAACTGGCACAGACACCACGGCGGGGGCGCTTCCAAGCCACCAGGTAGCAGACGGTTGAGCTTTGTCTGTATTTTGAGGTGTGTGGCAGAATCTGGTGTGATGATAAAATGTATCTGGTTGTTTGAAGGCCGTGTGCTTTGTGCTCCTTCCTGTGCAGCAGCAAGGTTTGGCAAGTTTGGAGGAGGGAAAGACGATGGATCTGGACTcaaagctgctctgctctctggaCCGCCGGGGGTGGGGAAGACGACCACAGCTGCCCTGGTCTGTGAGGTGAGTCTGAAACACACAGGCGTGCTTTTTTTTGCATCATCTAGTGTTTTCACACCAGTAGTCACACCAGTCAGTGTATTATTTCAAGTATTGCTGCACCCATAACTCAACCTCTCCACTGTGTTTGGGTGTCGGCCCGCAGGAGCTGGGCTTCAGCTACGTGGAGATGAACGCCAGCTGTACTCGCAGCAAAAACAGTCTGAAGGAAGTTGTCGCAGAGTCACTTAACAACACGAGCATCGAGAACTTCTACAAAGGTgattgcttttttgtttttctgattgtCTGTTACACATTTGCACTCATGTCGGCCTTTGTTGTTTGTGATTGTCTCTCAAGGAAAATTAGTCACTGCAAGGTTTTAATTGTGAAGCAGCTACAGCAAGTCTTTTGATTTTGTTCGCCCAGATGTGAGTGTGGTGAATTTTATGTGGTATATGTAACTGTTGGTGTGTTTTGTAGGCACGTCTCAGACAGTGACCAGTAAACACGTCCTGATCATGGACGAGGTTGATGGCATGGCTGGTAACGAGGACCGCGGAGGAATCCaggtaatttaaaaaaaaaaaaaaaaaaaaaaaagtgaccaGATTCTCTCATTTTGAAAAGGCTGTAGTTGATACTGACCTCTGAGATTTTGCCTCCTGTAGGAGATGATCGGCCTGATCAAAAATTCAAAGATTCCCATCATCTGCATGTGCAACGATCGTAACCACCAAAAGATCAGGTCCCTGGCCAACTACTGCTTCGATCTGCGCTTCCAGAGGCCGCGAGTGGAGCAGATCAaggtaggcacacacacatgctgtcccAACATGACATGTTATGTAAGGTTTGGGTTCATATAgtcaaaaagacacacagagattaCAGATGCTGAATGAATCCAATTATTACATGCAATTGTCAAGTTGTTATGCATTTGGATTATGGCTGAAAACAAGCCggcaatattaaaaaaaataataataataattgtagtTTTAATTGGCTTGTGAGGACAGGCAAGTGAGACTTGATATATAACAATTCATACAGTAATAACAACAGAGCCGCAATACTGCAGATAACTGCTGTCTGTATGTTCCCTGCTTTTGAAACCgaaatgttttaaactaaactCTTCAACTcgcttttctttatctttttcttttttcagggAGCCATGATGTCCATCGCTTTCAAGGAGGGAATCAAGATCCCACCGGCAGCTCTTAACGAAATGATCCTAGCCTCCAATCAGGATGTGCGACAGGTAAAGCATCACAAATTCATACTGAGGTTATGTCTTCACTCGGTGTCCTGTGTCACCACGCTGGCCATTTTTTCCTCCAGGTGATCCACAACCTGAGCATGTGGTCGGCCAAAGACAAGGTGATGACGTACGACCAGTGCAAGGCTGACGCAGCCAAAGCCCGCAAGGACATGAAGATGGGGCCGTTTGACGTTTGTAGGAAGGTGTTTGCCTCAGGGGAGGAGGCCAACATGAGTCTCATAGACAAGTCGGACCTCTTCTTCCACGACTACTCGCTGGCGCCGCTCTTTGTTCAAGAGAACTACCTGAACGTTCGGCCAAAGGCTGCAGGGTGAGAGAGGCTAGCTGTCTCCACCTACGCTAATGGCCCCCCTGGCTCTAAAAACttgaaatgaatattttctaAATCTTTATTATTGCGCGACTATTCCgtgaatgtttttgtattttcttctctgtctctcctctcacagtgGTGATCTGAAGTCCCACCTGGTGTTGCTCAGCAAGACCGCAGACTCCATCTGCGACGGAGACGTGGTGGACAGACGGATCCGCTCTGGGCAGAACTGGTCACTGCTGCCCACCCAGGTaactcacacacatacgcacacgaTAGCAACACAAGCTAGGTCATACGtcatattctgtgttttatttatccCAAACTTTGCCCTGTCAAACAACAGCGTAGGAGGCTTTTGTCATGAAATCATTAATCACAATTAATTGTGTTGTCATCTCCtcgagtgtgagtgtgagaaagaCATCTGACTCGCCTTTTAGTGTAGTGTAAGTGTACTTACAGTTTTGAGGctcatgtattttattattacatgtGTATAGGCTCTGATGCTTTGTGGAAACTGTAATGCAGAGGTATAAATCTGGCTTTAGGCTGACAAACCAGGCGTCTTCTGGTAAACACGATATTCCTCATAACATACAGTTGTAATATGACACGGTCGACTAACCAAAGCCTTCAGATGTCGCCTCTTTTTCACTGTAAAACACCTTAAACACAAGGTTATCTTAATATTTTCTGTTAACCATTCTAATTATGGCTGGTTTAACACTAACATTTCTTTAATTTACGTGAGGCTGATCTGTGAGACATTTGTTTGAAATTGGCTTTTGTTAATCattttgcaaaacaaacactgaatgtaattATCTAACATTTAtaatagcaaacacacactattgCAATAACCTTTAAATACTCATGCGCATGTGTTGGGGCATCAGAGAGTCATTTTTGTgatgggctgtgtgtgtgtgtgcgctcgtAGGCCATCTATGCCAGCGTGCTACCTGGAGAGCTCATGAGAGGCTACATGAGTCAGTTCCCCACCTTCCCCAGCTGGCTCGGCAAGAACTCCTCCACCAGTAAACATTCGCGCATCGTCCAGGAGCTGGCCTCGCACATGGGCTTAAAGTGAGCGGGCCTCGATcaccttctttctttttgactatttatgcaaacacaaaatcagACTTgagtgtttgaatgtttttatttgttcgGCTCCCACAGGACGTTGTGCAGCAGACAGGCGGTGAACCTGGACTACCTGCACTACCTGCGGCAGGCGCTGCTGAGCCCACTTCAGAAACACGGAGCAGAGGGCGCTGGCGAAGCTGTGCAGCTGCTGGATGACTACCAGCTCATCAAAGAGGATGTGGACAGCATCATGGAGATCAGCGTCTGGGGCGGACAACCTGACCCTTACTCCAAACTGGACTCTAAGGTCAGCACCCCTTACACCCCTTAACCAGCATCAGAGGTTCTCAAACCCTCGACATGTAGGATTTGTGATTGTGATGCTGGCAGCAGTAGAAGTCTACACGAGTCCAAAATGAGAGTCCTTTGACTTATCTAATAATCAGATCTTAACAACATAAAATAGACTAACTTTTCCATGGTTCATTTCCATTGTCTCCTCCCAGGTGAAGGCAGCATTCACGCGGGCCTACAACAAGGAAGTTCACCTGACGCCGTACTCCCTGCAGGTAGTGAAGAAGGGCCGCCGTGGTGGTGGAGCAGAGTCAGAGGTGTTTGGAGAGGATGTGGACAACAACGAGCAGGAGTCTGAGGACGAGGGCCTCAAAACTGACGCCATGATCAAAGTAAGAGGATTCAAGTTGGAATAACAACGTCCAAAACTCATTTGATCCGAAGgattttcttcctcttatttcttttcttatctCCTTGTTTATATGTTGTCTGTGTTTCGTCTCTCCCTGCAGCAGAAGAAGGCCAAAACCACTAAGGAGACGACgacaaagaaggagaagaaagaagatTCTGGGAAGGGCAAAGGCAAAGGCAAAGGCAAGGGCACCGGCAAGGGCAAGAAATGACCGATgacaaaagcaggaaaacaaactgtCCTGGTttgcctgcctccctccctgcacAGACtgttatatttttttctctgcacttGCAACAATCCTTTAATGAGCATCAGAAAGTAGTGAAACTGGTTTTATCATCTGTGGGTAACTCATCTGTCCCTCATCCAAACACTCGACTCTGACCACACTGGCCTAGAAAtgtccttcctcttcttttttttttttatcttcctgttctgtgttttcagtcagagCGTCTCCACAGTGAACAAATGATGCACACGATCTCCCATTATCATGTCTATACACCACTGTAGTAACATATGTCTCAAGACATCTACATGTTTGTAGATCAGGCTGTAAATAATGTGACTctaatgtaaaaagaaaacttgTTACTTTTTGCTAAAACGTTGATACAGAAATGCCTTAGCTCCACGGTTAGCACCGACACTCCTGTAAATTGCaattttgtaaaaatgtcatgAGGATTAATAGAGAAATATGTTGCTTATGAGTGTCTGTgattgatttttgtctttttttttttgccccaaatgaaaagagaaagcaCGTTATAGACACTATTTGAAAATGGTTTCAGAGAGTTATTTTACAAAAGTTGTTTAGATCTAGATTTAGAAAACTCAGACGACCTGATTActctaaaatgttttgaaaaattcATCCACTCAAAAGACAATCTCTGAAATAGAATCTAAACTGTATTCAGAGTGAGGGATGTCCAATAATGCCACTTGCAAACTGCAGCAAAGAAAATTCACTAAATAAGTCACTGAATAATCTGAGGACAAAATTTGGGCTGTAACTAACAATTACTGTCATGATTACTTTTGTAATTAATCATTTGATCTACAAACTGccaaattgtgaaaaaaatgcTCACCACAACTTCACAGAGCCAAAGGTGCTGTCAGGTTTGTGTCTCATATTGTCCGACCGACTggaaaacccaaagatgttcagtttacacGTGAGAAGCTGGAACCTGACAAAGTGAGACATTATTTCACaggttttttttgcttgaagaaTTACTTGCATGATCAATCAGTTGTCAAAATAGTTggcaattatttttctgtcgATCGACTAATCGTTTTATCGTTTTGGCCCCAGGTAGAATCACAGCCAACAACAACGTCTACTGGGTCAAGAAATCAAGGTTCAGCACTTAAAGTGACTCGTCAGTCTGTActgctgaaaacactgaataagTCTTATCACACAGGTGCACCATTGTAATGTTAGTAGAACCAGGGAGGAAACTTGTCTTTGTGAAGCgaagacaaacagaagaaacaagCAGTTAGTAAAACAAGCACGTAGATGAGGCCATATTACACATTTGCTGAGGTGAGGATTTTGCTGGCACTCGATGGACTTCTTAAAACCCTTATGCACCCCTcggtacattttttgcatttttcaactaaaaatactcaataattttgccaattttaatgataatgagacaaaatttTGCAAGGATGTCAGtcttttaccacattttaagatttcaactttgaatgtaaTAACAGAATtataatacactgtggagagaagaaagttccACCTTTcacccttaaaacattttttgcaccattgactcccattaaaacatcactttttgatcctactttaattacaccataaaataatgttttacttatgactaccttttcaatctaagcttttggcttgaaaattgtagtttttttcattatccatcattTGACATCTTTTTCCACTATATGGCTGAGGGCTCCATTATATGCTGTTTCAGTGAATCCTACTTCCgttgcatttctcactattgctccccagcagaatgcatgattccaactaaaatggtctgagtgtgttggcagtgatgtaaaagtgtggtatgaatgtgtgttttgacaaattatttgatgagtgtgtgtgtgtgtgtgtgtgtttgtgtatagggagttagaaagtcatttttgctcATCAAATTTTGCAAATCCCTATCGCTATCTTTCTTATGCCCACAGACCACATGCACCCACTCACCCCcccgcccacaaacacacacctacacacacacacacacctattcgaAGCCCCCAGACACACTACAGCACTTGTAAAAAGCAATCAaagtcaaaaggtcaaagaatcTAAGGAGGAGCAccctagctttttttttgcctggaaacgttttttgtttttttttgaccaaagcagtctttttattgttttggtttacagtgcagcatgtttatacaggtgctgtgtctgcaaaccTCAAGCTGCACCTAGCTGGTGCTGGctggtcatttcctcagtgacaatgaagagacacttttgtgttagaggaggctctgactgctgtcctgcagtcgcctgagaacgaggaggagatgtccggcacagacacaggcactgagGACATATCAGGGGAGGCTTCACCTGAAATTCATCCAGatgggtcttccagctccagctcaagtgaggacatggatgtcctcacttgagctggagctggaagacccatttcctcacttgagctggagctggaagacccactagtgtggctgctgcttggaccagcagcagccacactagtgggtcatgtcagaggaaatggaagagccagcaggagaagcCAGGCCCTCAAAGAGGTACAGgcagtgcacattttgcatgggaCAGAGAAAGGTCTGGACCCAGTGtgccaagtacagcaagtatggatGCAAAGTATACATGACAGCGATCTGCAggtcctgctccactgagtgacctttctcatcatttgtcaatatattcccaaaataccattaaagggttaaaattaattcataaatacatgtaaattgaatagttatgatcaggactgaggttgttcaaaagatttaatgcattgaaagtgaaaaaaatattaatgtataatattttttgGGCACTTCTTAGgaacagaatatttttttgcacaaaggataaaaggtggcatattttgtacataaagtcaaactgctcaaaaaataatgatggattcaaatcaatgttgttgtcaattattgacatacccaagggtgtaatacccccccaaaaaaattccagtttgcaattagtatatggaaaatatttcatattttgtgttttacctcatttgaaatttttggttttatattcccaaaatggcactaaaaagttaaaaatacttaataaatccatgaaaatggaatagttatgatcaggactgaggtttttcagaagatttaatgcaataaaagtgaaaaaaatattaattataatatttttatagcactttttaggaacaaaacattttttgcacaaagcataaaaggtggcatattttgtacataaagtcaaactgctcaaaaaataataatgcattcaaatcaatgttgttgtcaattattgacatatccaagactgtaataccccccccaaaaaattccaatttgcaattagtatatgaaaaatatttcatattttgtgtttttctcatttgaaatttttggttttatattcccaaaatggcactaaaaagttaaaaaatatgtaataaatccatgaaaacttatgattaggactgaagttggtcaaaagatttaatgcattggaagtggaaaaaaatatgaatgtataatatttttatagcactttttaggaacagaacattttttgcatcgagggtaaaaggtggcacatttttacataaactcaaactgctcaaaaaataataatgcattcaaatcaatgttgttgtcaattattgacatatccaagactgtaatacccccccaaaaaaattccagtttgcaattagtatatgaaaaatatttcatattttgtgtttttctcatttgaaatttttggttttatattcccaaaatggcactaaaaagtaaaaaatatgtaataaatccatgaaaacttaatagttatgattaggactgaagttggtcaaaagatttaatgcattgaaagtggaaaaaaatatgaatgtataatatttttatagcactttttaggaacagaacattttttgcatcgagggtaaaaggtggcacatttttacataaactcaaactgctcaaaaaataataatgcattcaaatcaatgttgttgtcaattattgacatatccaagactgtaatacccccccaaaaaaattccagtttgcaattagtatatgaaaaatatttcatattttgtgtttttctcatttgaaatttttggttttatattcccaaaatggcactaaaaagtaaaaaatatgtaataaatccatgaaaacttaatagttatgattaggactgaagttggtcaaaagatttaatgcattgaaagtggaaaaaaatatgaatgtataatatttttatagcactttttaggaacagaacattttttgcatcgagggtaaaaggtggcacatttttacataaactcaaactgctcaaaaaataataatgcattcaaatcaatgttgttgtcaattattgacatatccaagactgtaataccccccaaaaaaattccagtttgcaattagtatatgaaaaatatttcatattttgtgtttttctcattaattaattgtagttttatattgcaaaaatggcattaaagggttaaaaatatttgacaaatacatgaaaacgtaatagttatgattaggactgaagttggtcgaaagatttaatgcaataaaagtgaaaaaaaatatgaatgtataatatttttatagcactttttaggaacagaacattttttgcaccgAGGGTAAAacgtcattatttttttaaggggtGCACAAGGTTAAATGCATTTGTAGTTGTCAGAAGGATGGGAGCTATCTGCCACTATACTTGTTTTCCTCCTATTTTTCTTGCCATTGGCCCAATACTATAAAGTTAACTCTTAGAGCTACACTTTAGGTGATCCTACCAGGCTAGAAggtgaaaaatgtaaacactcTAGTTCTGGTTTTGTGCTCTAGCTCTAAAATCTGCTGACTAACTGAGGCCACAAAGTTGCCAAAGAAGATAAAGCTGCTGTGTTGAAAAGACGCTCTGTATTTTCAGAGAAGCTCACCCGGGAGTCCAGAACTGCTCCGAGGTATTTAACGCTTTCAGACGCTTCAACATTTTCAGATCTTGTGTTGTGTCAATATTGAATTCTTATGTCTTGGCCACAGTGATTAGCAGCTGGCTGATCAGACATCGTGTCCTCGGGGTCCCCAGAAAATTTACCGACACTCTTTACCCTCTGGCCCGAAACGGGCCCTCTCATAAAAgtgtaataaaaatgttaaaaaaaaataatttttttttcactttcaccacATCAGATCTTTTCAACAACTTCAGATCTATCCATAGATATAaagcttttaattattttttcagattttttaggtttttatgcCCTTTTTGTCATGAGAACTCCtcatttttttcaatggaaaaaaccaaaatatgctatattttcaaaaataaggTGCAAAGAGGAATATTTGGGATGAAGTTATTACAGCCTTGACTAGGTCAATAAATGATAAGAACATTGATTTTggtgcattattatttttggagTAATGagagtttattaaaaaaacGTACACTCTTTGCCCTTAGGCCCGAAACGGGCCCTCTCATAGAAGTGTAATAAAagtgttacttttttttttttttttttcactttcaccacATTAGACCTTTTCAACAACTTCAGATCTATCCATAGATATAaagtttttaataattttttcagatttttaaggTTTTTATGCCCTTTTTGTCATGAGAACTCCTCAttttttcagtgttaaaaacagtaaatatgctatattttcaaaaataaggTGCAAAGAGGAATATTTGGGATGAAGTTATTACAGCCTTGATTAGGTCAATAATTGATAACAACAATGATTTTGATGCATTATTGTTTTTGGAACAATGAACGTTTATTGAACAAACTCCCACAAAACACTTACAATTACAAACATGAATGACACACTGTTTTGAGGTGCatgctgcatgcatgtgtgccaCATTTGGCACACTGCCTCCAGACCCTCCTGCGCTGTGTGCACAAAGCACATTGCTTTCGCTTTCTAGAGGGCCCTGGCTGtggtccctcctcctcctcctcctcctcctgaccgTGGACCTGGCGTGAGGCTTTTAGGACCAGGCTGGCTGCAAATGGCCTCCTCGGCAGACACTTCCTTGCAGCCATGGCCGGGGTGACCAGCGCTCTCCCGACCTGCTCCAAAAACAGACGCCGCCTGTAGTTTTTGGTGCTATTCCAGCCGGGATCCACGGCAGTGAACAGCATGTATGCATTGTAGCACGATACATCCAGCATGTGATAGAAGAGGCACATGGGCCACCTCCGCGTCTGTCGTCTGCAGGAGTACGTGCCACAAACctgcaaaaaggaaaagaaatgatcagatgacatgaatacatttatacacatccttcttattattttgatatatacaaaaatacagaataaaattaaatgaattgtcTATGGCTATATCAGACAATCGTACATAATGAGTAACAGTAAATCAATTAGTAAATAATTgattgtataaaaaaaaaaattgtatgaTTGTGCTTACCTGGTCTAGGTGGTCCACAGCCCCCTTGCACCTGTTGTAGTCCAGGATGATCTGGGGCTTCTTCTTGCCAGATCCCTGGACCTCTGGCTCTCTGTGTCGTGTGCTGAGGAGCAGAACGTTCTTTCCCTTCCTCGGGACATACGACACAACGGTTTTGTTGTGGCTGAATCCGAACACGGAGGACAGCACCTCTCTTCCTTTGACACTGAGCAGCTGGGGGGGGAGCTCAGGTTTGTTAACTCTCAGTGTCCCTACCAGTGCCATCCTCCGCTTCTGCAACTCCTCTGCCAGAGGAAAAGATGTGAAAAAATTGTCCGTGGTGACTGTGTGGCCCTCGAGTTCATCGGTGAGCTGCAGCACCACCCGCATCCCTTGGTTTACCTCTCATGTGGCAGACTTTCCTGTATATACTTGAAGCCTCCACGCGTAAGAGGTCTGCACATCGCAGAGAGCCCAAATCTTCAGCCCATATTTTCCCGGCTTGGAGGGCATATACTGCTTGAATGAGCAGCGGCCCCTAAAAGGGACCAGCTGCTCATCGATGCAAATGTCTCTCCCTGGGTTAAAAAGTTTCGGAAGGCGGGTGCTCCATTTGCTCCAGAGATCCATGATTGGAGCCAATTTCTCTCTCCTGTGGCGCTCTGGCCTTGACAGTCGGTCATCAAATCTCAGGGCCAGATTGATTTGTAAGAACCTCTTTTGTGCCATGGATGCTGCAAAAATTGGACGCCCCGTCTCACTGTTCCACAGGCATTTGGTAGACTCATGCTGTGACCTGTACATGCCTGCCAGGATCAGCAGCCCCAGGTAGGCCCGCAGTTCCTCCTCACTCACGTCTTTCCATTGTTTCACAGACCTCCTCCCCTGCAGGTTGGTGAAATGCAGGATTAGCTGCAGGATTTCCTCCGTAAAAACAGGTCAAACGCTGTCTCAGGGCTGCTGATCCTGGCAATGGCAAAGTGGGTCGGCCCTGGGGTCAGAATTGGAGGGGGAAAGAATGGCACGACCTCTCGGTGTGTGGGAGACCACAGGATTTCCCCATTTTTAGACCGCCATGGAGTGGCTTCATCCTCCATTGCTTCTCCatgttcctcttcctcctcctcctcctctgagctgctggacCTCTCTGTCCCTGGCAGGAATTCATCCCCAGATTCGTCGCTCTCACCTGAGGCTTCAGTGCTGCCAAAGTCCTCTCCACTCTCCTCAGAGGACTGCAAAATTGCAGCAAGGACTTCTTCCAGTTTGTATCCTCGCCTCATGGTGTCTGCTGGTGAAATGACCAGCCAGACAAGGCTGCAAACTA from Pempheris klunzingeri isolate RE-2024b chromosome 3, fPemKlu1.hap1, whole genome shotgun sequence includes the following:
- the rfc1 gene encoding replication factor C subunit 1 — its product is MMDIRRFFAPSSAKPAVQKPAPNGNIKTEKKKNPLSSDEEVKNKKAAKGKNSKPEERGKESEKKRKKHAVIESDSEDEEPVRTSKKSPKEEKKMKTSKTEPPPKKDPVHYVSETDSDSDNFQSLKKVSKPKQNGTARPAKSDADRAHPGAKEGLRSPSSTQGRPAVKSPTVPVTPKSAAPPQPKQTPTSVLDYFGSATIQRSDKKLVASTKRKAPTQDTDDLLADEQIARQLQMDEDMELEKQVHEDEEFARTLAMLDEEPQAKKARKGSDEKPAPNLSTSKTSRRDSVSEDVISPSPKKNPAPVKASSKLAMMKKKEQERDEGTKSKTSFSPTKIKISPKKEPLASTSSDKKFTPKTGTTPTAVKISPKKPESTSTSPDDPEKKKANASAYRNYLNRDGPRALGSKEIPQGAENSLEGCVFVLTGVLESMERDDAKSLIERYGGKVTGNVSKKTTYLVQGRDSGVSKFEKAESLGTKILDEDGLLELIRTKPGKKSKYEIAAETESKASKTRTPPSKPSKSTPKAQKISPSKGNSRSPHTPSPSKTSLAQGHGVRTTPPGRGSRHTARRELSLSSSTASPSAPSSTGEGASLLWVDKYRPHSLKAVIGQQGDKSCANKLLLWLQNWHRHHGGGASKPPAARFGKFGGGKDDGSGLKAALLSGPPGVGKTTTAALVCEELGFSYVEMNASCTRSKNSLKEVVAESLNNTSIENFYKGTSQTVTSKHVLIMDEVDGMAGNEDRGGIQEMIGLIKNSKIPIICMCNDRNHQKIRSLANYCFDLRFQRPRVEQIKGAMMSIAFKEGIKIPPAALNEMILASNQDVRQVIHNLSMWSAKDKVMTYDQCKADAAKARKDMKMGPFDVCRKVFASGEEANMSLIDKSDLFFHDYSLAPLFVQENYLNVRPKAAGGDLKSHLVLLSKTADSICDGDVVDRRIRSGQNWSLLPTQAIYASVLPGELMRGYMSQFPTFPSWLGKNSSTSKHSRIVQELASHMGLKTLCSRQAVNLDYLHYLRQALLSPLQKHGAEGAGEAVQLLDDYQLIKEDVDSIMEISVWGGQPDPYSKLDSKVKAAFTRAYNKEVHLTPYSLQVVKKGRRGGGAESEVFGEDVDNNEQESEDEGLKTDAMIKQKKAKTTKETTTKKEKKEDSGKGKGKGKGKGTGKGKK